In Cellulomonas sp. JZ18, the DNA window CCCGCACCACCTCGCGCTGGCCGCTCCCGAGGACCAGGAGTACGCCCTCGCGGAGCTCTACGCGTTCGCGCTCAGCTGGTTGCACGCCCTCCCCTGCCCGGTCGTGAACCCCGCCACGCCGCTGGGCCTCGGCGGCCCGGCCGCGCCGCCGTCGCGGTGGGTCCTGCAGGCGCAGCGGTGCGGGCTGCGCACCCGCCCCTACCGCGTGGACGACACCGACCCGGCGGCGGCCCGGTTCCCCGATCCCGGCGGGACCGGCCTGCGCCGGCGCGGCGACGTCGACGTCCTCGTGGTGGGCGACCGCGTCGTGCCCGGGCACCTCCCGACGGAGCTCCATGCCGCCTGCGTCCGGCTCGCACGGTGCGCGGGCGTCCCGCTGCTCGGGCTCACCTTCCGGCGCGACGCGGACGGCTGGTGCCTGCACGACGTGCAGGTGCGTCCGGACCTGCGGGTGGGCGGCGACGCCGGCGTGGCGGCCCTCGCCGACCTGTTCCCGGCGACGACAGGAGGTGCGCCGTGATCCTGCTGGCCGGCATCCCGAGCGAGACACCGCTCTCGCTCGTGGTGGACGAGCTGGACCGGGTGGGTGCGGCGTACACGACGTTCCACCAGCGCCACGTGGCCGGTGCGTCGGTGGACCTGCGCGTGGAGGAGGGCCGCGTCCGCGGTCGGCTCGAGCTCGGCGGCGTGAGCCACCCCCTGGAGTCCTTCACCGCCGCGTACCTGCGGCTCATGGACGACCGGATGCTGCCCGAGCTGGCGGACGAGCCCGAGGGGTCCCCGGCACGCACGCACGCGCGGGCGGTGCACGAGGTGCTGGTCCGGTGGTCCGACGTGGCCCCGTGCCGCGTCGTCAACCGGTACTCCGCGATGGCGTCGAACGGCTCGAAGCCCTACCAGGTCCAGCTGATCCGCCGGCACGGCCTGGACGTGCCGGAGACGCTCGTCACCAACGTCCCGCAGCTCGTGCGCGAGTTCCGCCGCCGCCACGGCCGCATCGTCTA includes these proteins:
- a CDS encoding RimK family alpha-L-glutamate ligase, translating into MILLAGIPSETPLSLVVDELDRVGAAYTTFHQRHVAGASVDLRVEEGRVRGRLELGGVSHPLESFTAAYLRLMDDRMLPELADEPEGSPARTHARAVHEVLVRWSDVAPCRVVNRYSAMASNGSKPYQVQLIRRHGLDVPETLVTNVPQLVREFRRRHGRIVYKSMSGVRSVVRVFDDEDDARLDRIRWCPTQFQAFVPGEDVRVHVVGTRVLATAIRSDGVDYRYAGRDGHDGSEAQLRPVELEPALARRCVDLARALGLPFAGIDLKVTPDGDVVCFEVNPSPAYSYYELSTGQPIAAELVRYLRGLQEA